The segment cacacatcacacatcacacacatcacacacacacatcacacacatcacacaacacacacatcacacatcacacacatcacacacatcacacatcacacatcacacaacacacatcacacatcacacaacacacacatcacacaacacacacatcacacaacacacatcacacaacacacacacacatcacacacacatcacacaacacacacatcacacaacacacatcacacaacacacacatcacacacatcacacatcacacatcacacaacacacatcacacatcacacaacacacacatcacacaacacacacatcacacaacacacatcacacaacacacacacacatcacacacacatcacacacacacacatcacacaacacacatcacacatcacacacatcacacacatcacacatcacacatcacacaacacacatcacacatcacacaacacacacatcacacaacacacacatcacacaacacacatcacacaacacacacacacatcacacacacatcacacaacacacacatcacacaacacacatcacacaacacacacatcacacaacacacacatcacacaacacacaacacacacatcacacaacacacacatcacacaacacacatcacacaacacacacatcacacaacacacacatcacacaacacacacacacatcacacaacacacacatcacacatcacacaacacacacatcacacaacacacatcacacaacacacatcacacaacacacacatcacacacacatcacacaacacacacatcacacagacacacacaacacacacatcacacacaacacacacatcacacacacaacacaacacacacatcacacacacacaacacaacacacacatcacacacacacacaacacacacatcacacacaacacacacatcacacacagacacacacacagacacacacacagacacacacacacacagacacagacacacacacacacaggcacacacacagacacacacacacacaggcacacacacagacacacaacacacacaacacacacatcacacacaacacacacatcacacacagacacacacacagacacacacacagacacacacacacacagacacagacacagacacagacacacacacacacaggcacacacacagacacacacatcacacacaacacacacatcaaacaacacacacacacacacattaacacatacctgttgttaataaagttttctgTCCTCAGGGTCACCTGTACCTGTTGTTTACctgttgttaataaagttttctgTCCTCAGGGTCACCTGTACCTGTTGTTTACctgttgttaataaagttttctgTCCTCAGGGTACCTGTTGTTTACctgttgttaataaagttttctgTCCTCAGGGTCACCTGTACCTGTTGTTTACctgttgttaataaagttttctgTCCTCAGGGTACCTGTTGTTTACctgttgttaataaagttttctgTCCTCAGGGTACCTGTTGTTTACctgttgttaataaagttttctgTCCTCAGGGTCACCTGTACCTGTTGGTGACAGATCAGGGTTTCCTCCAGGAGGAGGGTTTGGTTTGGGAGTCTCTTCATAACGTGGAAGGAGACGGAAACTTTTGTGACTCAGACTTCAGGTTGTGTCATCCTCCTCAGAGAGCTCCGCCCACCGCCGCCCTGCCGCCCACCGCCCAGGAGCAGCAGCGACAGATCGACCAGGTGAGTCTGTGCAGGTGTTGCTGACGGAGCAGAACGGTCTGTAACGGCTCAGTGGTTGATGATGTACTTCCTGTCAGGACTACCTGGTGgctgtgtctctgcagcagcagcagggtggGGCCCCGGGGCCCCTCAGTGACCTGGAGTTGGCCCGGCAGCTCCAACAGGAAGAGTaccagcaacagcagcaactgGAGCAActccagcaacaacaacaacaacaacaacaacaacaacaacaacaacaacaacaacaacagccacagGGAGCAGTGCCGGCTTCACAGCAGGTAACACAGCCAAGCTTTGTCTGACCAATCAGATAGCATTCCTCATCACCCTTGAAGTAGTAAAGACAAACTGgtccatgattcagaccagagcaaacaatCGAAGAGTAATGAGcgctgtgtctttgtgtttccaggTGAGAGGCTCCGGGTCCCAACAGGGCGGAgccagaagacgagaaaaggaCTCAGACTGTGTCCTCTTATAGActcttcatcacacacacacacacacacacacacagacacacacacacacacacacacacacacacacacacacacacacacacacacacacacacacacacacagacagacacacacgcgcgcacacacacacacagagacacacacacacagacacacacacacagacaaacacacacagacacacacacacacagagacacacacacacagagacacacacacacagacacacacacacacacagacacacacagacacagacacacacacagacacacacagacacacacacacacacagacacacacagacacagacacacacacagacacacacacacacacacacacacacacacacacacacacacacacacacacagacacacacagacacacacacacagcctgtcagCTCGATGCCAAACCCCAGTGCTTTGTGGTTCCAGGTGTTTTAGAAGGTTTGGAGACTCCTGATTGGACGTTCTGTCTGTAAACACGTTTGATTTGTTCACTGTTTATAAAGATGGACGacgcctctcctcctccacctgttgTACataagtgaagccaaaatacggCCCAGCACAAGCGCTGACATTTTAACCAGAGTTGAGTAGTAGATTGTTGCTGTAattaagccccgccccttccTCTAACACACATGTACCTTCCtgctaaaaggtcaaaggtcactcagGTGGGTTCAGTCGGTTTGTAGCAGAAAGTTCATGATCCTGTTTGTCACCGTTCCTCCTCTGATCATCAGTCAGCAACACAGGAGCCTCATTggtcaacacagctgtcaatcatgacgttATCATCAGATCATTTATCTGACCTGTTTTTAGATTTGATATTCTCAtttgttaacatggaggaggcggagctctgaaagttttggcttcacttttggggagcTGTCCTGTCGTCCATGtctttaaacagtctgtttgatTACTGGTGAATAAACCGATGAACTCTCCACGGCTCTGGAGAGAGATTGACTTCctgtcttcacttcctgtctgtgtcaTGACCTCTGACATCAAAGGGTTAAAGGTTAATCTGAGAGGTGGAAATAAAGAACGCATTAACTGAATGAATCCTGATGACCTCGTTAACCCTTTCATTCACGTCGTGGCGGCGTCTCGATTACCCATAATGCCTCTCTCTGAGATAGTTCTGCTTTGTATTTAATCTGTGAAGCGTCAGTAAAAAGTTTGAACTCTCTTCGGTGTCGTCTCCGTTATTTCCACGTGACCACGTGACGACCTCCGTcagggaaacaaataaacaacgAAGTAATTTTTAGAGAAATCATCGAGATCTAACGAACGAAGAattctgatttgtttgttttgaaacgCCACCAAGTGGTTTGTGTTGGGAAGTGGCGTACGCCAGTGTGAACGTGTTcggtttccatggtaacaagGAAAGAGGAGTCGAGCTGCTTGAATGGATTTAGTGTTTAATGTTTAGTAACAACAGAAaacttttcagaataaaagaagGCATCGAGCCGGGATGACTTCAACCCGACCACTTCCTGTCCACAtacacacttcctgtctggaCGCCTGAGGGGACAGGAAGTGGTTTCAGAATGAAAAGTCGTCCCTAAAGCGATAAAACATTTGGGAATAAAAGCACTTCTCAGGTTGTCGACCTCTTCGAGAGTTTGTACGTCACAAGGCATCGTACATTTACAAAGAGGAGCAGAACATCGGTTAGCAGGCTAACAGTTAGCAGGCGGTAACATGATGCATGAACAGATCTCTGcttctcctttaaaaacacCCAGAACCTCCAGATGTGAACCCAGAACCTCCAGATGTGAACCCAGAACCTCCAGATGTGAACCGGCTTTGTTCCAGTGATGGTTAAAGAGTGAACAAGGTTTTTACTCTGCGCTGATTTAAATCAAACTGGACGTGATCCGTGACTGACGGGTCTAAGACACGACGTCTCAAAGGTgccattacaaaataaaacattcaggaaacggattacaaaataaaacattcaggaaacagattacaaaataaaacatccttATAAGGAAAATAATGTTCAGTCACTGTCTTTAATCCTCGGAGCCGCCTCGTCTGATTGGTCAGAGTTATTGACAGGAATGCATCTCcagaccaatcagaggagagcattcgttaaatatgaaaacatgttagACATTATTACAGAGATGTAGAGATACAAAGGAACATGGAGGTTTCACCATCAAACTCGGCGGCCATTTTGGCTCCAAGTGCAGATAACGGTTAATAGATGGCGTGTTTGCACGGGGAAACTTTGTCCGcgctcatgtttttattcaacactGTAGACTttagttagcattagcatcctTAGCATTAGCCGTACTGAGATTGTTAAATCTTTACATGTTTGTGAACTTTAaagacttcctgtttcctgtgaggaactttcaggtTGTGGCGCCCCCTGGGGTCATTTGGGGAAGTCATTTCCATCtggagatttattttaaaggcagCGAGTTTTAGTTTCCAAATTTAAAACCAGGAAATGTCTCTGTCGGGCTTCCATAGTTCTCcagttgaatgaatgaaaccatCAATAAGTTTCATTAATAACATCAAAAGATCGtttttatccttcatcaaaCACTCTTAACGTTCAGACACAACACTCGAGCACGGAGCAGCGAGGCGGCGCCGTGTTTGCTGGTCGAAGTGAAATAATCGTAGAATTATtctcagaaagaagaagaaagtctgAATCCTCCTCGTCCGATTATGTGCAACTCAATGCAACGCTGTACTTTCCCAGGAGCCCATGAACGCAGCACTAATCCCAGATCATGTGATTTTAACGAGCTGGTCCTGAAGGAGGAGTCACATGATGCCGTTGGTGACGTACTGGAAGGAGTCGTAGAGTTTGGTGGTCAGTGACCTCATTGATCCGTCCACCAGCTGCTccaccagcagctgcagctgctcctcCGTCAGAGACATGTGGAAACGCTCCTTCAGCCCGCGGATGGTGCTGGAGCCGTGGAAACAGGGGAGGTGTGAACCTGCAGGAGACACGAGAGGAAGACGGTTCAGATCTGAAGTGTTcatgctgagcgtcatgtgtgaacacacaaaAGATCAAC is part of the Labrus mixtus unplaced genomic scaffold, fLabMix1.1 SCAFFOLD_110, whole genome shotgun sequence genome and harbors:
- the LOC132963856 gene encoding ubiquitin carboxyl-terminal hydrolase MINDY-1-like; amino-acid sequence: FLSSGSPVPVVYLLLIKFSVLRVPVVYLLLIKFSVLRVTCTCCLPVVNKVFCPQGTCCLPVVNKVFCPQGTCCLPVVNKVFCPQGHLYLLVTDQGFLQEEGLVWESLHNVEGDGNFCDSDFRLCHPPQRAPPTAALPPTAQEQQRQIDQDYLVAVSLQQQQGGAPGPLSDLELARQLQQEEYQQQQQLEQLQQQQQQQQQQQQQQQQQQQPQGAVPASQQVRGSGSQQGGARRREKDSDCVLL